Within Scomber japonicus isolate fScoJap1 chromosome 18, fScoJap1.pri, whole genome shotgun sequence, the genomic segment GGGCAGTGATGAGGCCTCTTGGCCCTGCGTCAGGACCAAACAAACCCAAACACTCTCAGGTTCTGGATAAACCGAACAACATTCCTTTGCAGCAGGAGAGAAAAGGACTGACTGGCCATGTAAAGACTGTTCTCTGTGACATTGTAGCATTCCTGCACAGACATTTGGCCTTTGACCTACTAGTGAGCAATGTCCGATACCGTGCTTTTGCAGTTGGTGTTACCTGGATGATGCTGGGATGTGTGGTGCCTCTGGTCTATCTAGTGCCTTATGCTACTCACAATAACATGGAGATAGGCCGTGCTGCCTTCCTGATGTCGATCATGGGTCTGGTAAACATTGCTGTGCGACCTGTGGCTGCCCTTGTTCTGGGCTTGCCACGCttcagaggcagcagcagtTTTGTGTACGTGTTTGCTTTTGCTGTGCTTCTAAACGGGCTGAGTAACTGCATCTGTGGAGCATCTGCCTCCTTCAAAGTGCTCCTCCTGTATGTGGTGATCTTCGGCCTGTCCATGAGTGTGGCAGGCTCGCTTCTCTTCACTGTGCTGATGGACACAGTGGAAATGAGCCGCTTCCCCTCAGCCCTCGGGCTTCTGTGCATGTTGGAGAGTGGAACACTTCTTATTGGGCCACCTctagcaggtacacacacacacacactcacacatatacataatGCACTCCCTAAtcttaaccatcacaactacATGCTTAACCCTTACACTAAAGTGAAGTTCAACCCACTTCTAACCAAGTCTGTCATAATATTGAACTATTATATTAAACTATTATATTAAATTTCATAGGCAGaggctttaaaataaacaacttACATTTCCCCCACACACAGCATATCAAAACATTTCCAACCTAGTTAACTTCATTAGTATTTGTGAATGGGAGGTTAAGGGAGTTATTTAAGTAATCAGTTTTACATCCATTCATCTTTTGATTGTCCTTTTGTCATTTTCAGGCATATTGGTGGACAGCACAGGACAGTATGCGTATGTCTTCTACGCATGCAccgtgtgtgtgtcctctgctgGCCTCTTTCTCATGGTGTCCTTCTACTTCCTGGACTGtaagagagaagcagagaagaagaagaaaaagaagaagagtgtgAAGATGCCATCAGATCTCTATCAGAAACCTGTTATAACCCTGGCAAATGATGATCAGTGTAGCCATGTTGCCTCAAAAGGAAGaaactcagaaaacacagtGTATGTTACCAGTGTGTGatataaatatttacatgtGTATACAAGATAAACTGTTAAGGACATTATAACTGGTTTTCAATCTGAATTACCAACAAGTGTATAAAGTTTGTATTAATCAATTTGTAATTATACTTTTGATGGTAAAAGATGATGTCCAGCACTGTAGTGTTGACTATTATGTCAATGCGTTTAAAGAGTAATTACTTTTATATTAATACTCTACATTATAAATGCATCATTTTGCCTTTTCAGTGTGACTTTAGTGccattttaaatgaacaaatagtTGTACATGTGAAATTTTTATATTGTAAACAAATTGTAATTTATTTCTGAATTTGCTCAGAGTTTTATCTTTCGAATATTTGGTTTGTGTTTTAATAAGGAACTGTTATTGAATTATAATAGTAAGGGGTGCTCTGATCTAATTTCTCAATATCTGGCCTGTAGGTGGCAGTGCAGGCTCCATCATGTAAAGCTGCAAACAGTCTAACCAGCATTTTGTTCAGTATGTAAATATTAACAATTCTCCAAACTGTCAGTGTTTAGCTATCAATGCcatatattttgaaaaaatacTGCTGCATATGCTCTATAAGTCATGTACATGATCTACATGTTAGCTATTTGTAAAATGATATCCTCATGAATAGAATTATTTTAAATCCACTTGACTTATGAATGTGTGGGCTATATATTGATACCTtttcaaaatataataaaataagacCGTTTTGCAAGtcttacttgagtatttctattattttgtcctAATGGACCTTGTAGCTTTTGTTGTTTAGCTTATGGtttaaatataatacaacaaaaaacagtgttAGTCTAACCTGGGTTATGCATTACACTTTGGCCCGTGTGTCctgttgtgtttgtctctgcagtATTACTGTATTAATTTGTCTGATGAAGGGTCCTGGGCTGGAATGTCATGCTTTAATCAATATATTGATCCATATTCTAAAGAGTAAGTGAGGGTCAGCATGTTTACTACTGATGGCCCATATTTGCTATTGGCTTCGTGCTTCTTGCTGTTTAATAATTAACAGGTTTAAAACTGTAAGACCAGTCTAATGGTATAATACAGCGTTCACtggataaaatgtgtttttttaaattgtttaaattgtgtatttttgctgAAACTGAATTCAACTACTCACTAATATTGGTTGATAATGGTTAAAAGTGTCTCAGTGTTTCTTTTTGCACATGCTGAATGTGCTAGAATGGCCAGTGGCTTAATTTTCAGCCAGCGAGGACATGTGGAAGTTAAAGATTACCCATACAGTGATAAAGTCACAAACCAAACTAAAGACAGATAGGCATGAGCCAGCTCTttttcccactgtgttcagacTCAGTATCCTTTAATCACACACTGTATATTCAGGTTTTACTGAGATCCATTTGAAACGGATTGCCTGTGTGATACTTCAGACCAATGTCAGCAATGATTTCTTCCTCCTGGCTAAGATCCTGTGCTCACAGTCTCAGATCTGTGGATGGACTTAAAAACAGCAAGACATGGAAATCATGCAGCACAAGTTGGCTCCAGTGCTGTCGGTAAGCTTATGCTGAAAGGTGTGCGTGCACTCACCCATAACCCA encodes:
- the slc16a5b gene encoding monocarboxylate transporter 6; this translates as MLVERFGCRVTVMVGGLLSGLGMAMSALARTITDIYVTSGITGLGFCLSFQPSVTIMGHYFERRRVFANALSSTGTALGLSTLPLIANILLSSFGWRGSFLILGGVLLNCCVCGAVMRPLGPASGPNKPKHSQVLDKPNNIPLQQERKGLTGHVKTVLCDIVAFLHRHLAFDLLVSNVRYRAFAVGVTWMMLGCVVPLVYLVPYATHNNMEIGRAAFLMSIMGLVNIAVRPVAALVLGLPRFRGSSSFVYVFAFAVLLNGLSNCICGASASFKVLLLYVVIFGLSMSVAGSLLFTVLMDTVEMSRFPSALGLLCMLESGTLLIGPPLAGILVDSTGQYAYVFYACTVCVSSAGLFLMVSFYFLDCKREAEKKKKKKKSVKMPSDLYQKPVITLANDDQCSHVASKGRNSENTVYVTSV